The Pseudomonas parafulva genome includes a window with the following:
- a CDS encoding ATP-binding protein, whose protein sequence is MAKWLAGGGVMADRILGHDWTCTSLGPLENWPDTLKTTLALCLGSHFPQAVLWGPDLLTFHNDAFLPILGRKPVALGVPFAEVWQEAWDDIRCMADRALEGEAVYIQDFPLVIDRNNGPERAYFTFCYSPIRDLHGNVLGMLDTVTETTATVLGNQRLAFLDTLGRAVAQAVDPEAILATTTRLLAEHLGLSSCIYAVMQADDDTFTVCGEAVTDASPSLIGEHRLGAFGKQVNERLRSGLTLALDDCRQALPESEAAVFAALGINATCCVPLIKGARLTALMAVNSASAHAWTEYERVLLGDVTERSWAHIQHAQSTGETQAALLALEALNSSLEQRVQTRTTQLLHTEAELRQAQKLEAIGQLTGGVAHDFNNILTIIHASLHFLQRPGLDDDRRMRYLRTMVETVERGSKLTGQLLAFARRQALHPQVFDAAARLAAMADLFDTAAGASIDVELDLPASPCHVRADISQLETAVINLMLNARDAMAGVGTVRVRLQAHQHLPVSRDEVPDPCAYAAISVTDTGVGISTELFERIFDPFFTTKPAGQGTGLGLSQVFGFAKQSGGDIKVSSVEGKGTTFTLYLPQQAPTALSETDRTCSVQAG, encoded by the coding sequence ATGGCGAAGTGGCTAGCAGGCGGCGGCGTGATGGCCGACCGCATTCTTGGGCATGACTGGACGTGCACCTCGTTGGGTCCGCTGGAAAACTGGCCCGATACCCTCAAGACCACCTTGGCGCTGTGCCTGGGCTCGCATTTTCCACAGGCTGTGCTGTGGGGGCCCGATCTGCTGACCTTCCACAATGATGCCTTTCTCCCGATTCTGGGGCGCAAGCCGGTGGCGCTGGGGGTACCGTTTGCAGAGGTCTGGCAGGAGGCATGGGACGATATCCGCTGCATGGCCGACAGGGCCCTCGAAGGCGAAGCGGTCTACATCCAGGACTTCCCCTTGGTCATCGACCGTAACAACGGGCCGGAGCGTGCCTACTTCACGTTCTGCTACAGCCCAATTCGTGACTTGCATGGCAATGTGCTTGGAATGCTCGATACCGTCACCGAAACCACGGCCACCGTGCTGGGTAACCAACGCCTGGCGTTTCTGGACACCCTCGGCCGGGCAGTGGCACAAGCGGTAGACCCTGAGGCGATTCTGGCAACGACCACGCGCCTGCTCGCTGAGCACCTAGGGCTATCAAGCTGTATCTATGCGGTCATGCAAGCTGACGATGACACCTTCACGGTCTGTGGCGAAGCGGTGACCGACGCGAGCCCCTCGTTGATCGGAGAGCATCGCCTGGGAGCTTTTGGCAAGCAGGTGAACGAACGACTGCGCAGCGGTCTGACATTGGCGCTCGATGATTGCAGGCAGGCACTTCCCGAGTCCGAGGCGGCTGTATTTGCAGCCCTTGGGATCAATGCCACGTGCTGCGTGCCGCTGATAAAAGGCGCAAGGCTCACCGCCTTGATGGCGGTCAACAGCGCGTCAGCGCACGCGTGGACCGAATACGAGCGGGTCTTGCTCGGTGACGTGACCGAACGCAGTTGGGCGCATATCCAGCATGCCCAATCCACGGGCGAGACGCAGGCCGCCTTGCTCGCGCTCGAGGCGCTCAACTCCAGCCTGGAGCAACGTGTGCAGACCCGCACCACGCAACTGCTGCACACCGAAGCGGAACTGCGTCAGGCCCAGAAGCTTGAGGCCATCGGCCAGCTTACAGGGGGTGTGGCGCACGATTTCAACAACATATTGACCATCATCCATGCCTCGCTGCATTTCTTGCAGCGTCCGGGCCTGGACGACGATCGGCGCATGCGCTATCTACGCACCATGGTCGAGACGGTCGAGCGCGGCTCCAAGTTGACCGGCCAACTGTTGGCCTTCGCACGGCGCCAGGCCTTGCATCCGCAGGTGTTCGACGCAGCGGCTCGGCTGGCAGCCATGGCCGACCTGTTCGATACCGCAGCAGGTGCGAGCATTGACGTCGAGCTGGACTTGCCTGCTTCGCCGTGCCACGTGCGCGCCGACATCAGCCAACTGGAAACGGCGGTTATCAACCTGATGCTCAATGCCCGCGATGCTATGGCCGGTGTGGGCACCGTGCGCGTGCGCCTCCAAGCCCACCAGCACCTGCCGGTCAGCCGCGATGAGGTTCCCGATCCGTGCGCGTATGCCGCGATTTCCGTCACCGACACGGGAGTTGGCATCAGCACGGAGCTGTTCGAGCGGATATTCGACCCTTTTTTCACCACCAAACCCGCCGGGCAAGGCACTGGGCTGGGGTTGTCCCAGGTATTCGGTTTCGCCAAGCAGTCCGGGGGGGATATCAAGGTCAGCAGTGTCGAGGGCAAGGGCACGACCTTCACCCTGTACCTGCCGCAACAGGCACCGACGGCCTTGTCCGAAACGGATAGGACATGCAGCGTGCAAGCGGGCTAA
- a CDS encoding NUDIX hydrolase, giving the protein MPSAPRYCPHCTTTLAQGTPAGDTHERLHCASCGYIHYINPKIIAGCIIERDGKYLLCQRAIPPRPGTWTLPAGFMEAGETTEQAALREVWEESGVRAEIVCPYSIFSVPKISEVYIIFRAFVTEETGQYGPETLAYRFFEPEQIPWDDIYYPAIRQILERYILERQAGVYGIYTGNDDVGKVHFIR; this is encoded by the coding sequence ATGCCCAGTGCTCCCCGCTACTGCCCTCATTGCACCACGACGCTGGCCCAGGGCACACCTGCGGGGGACACCCATGAACGGCTGCACTGCGCCAGCTGCGGCTACATTCATTACATCAATCCGAAGATCATTGCCGGTTGCATCATTGAGCGCGACGGCAAATACCTGCTGTGCCAACGCGCCATCCCCCCTCGCCCCGGCACCTGGACGCTGCCGGCAGGCTTCATGGAAGCCGGCGAGACCACCGAACAGGCGGCGCTGCGCGAAGTGTGGGAAGAAAGCGGTGTACGGGCGGAGATCGTCTGCCCCTACTCCATTTTCAGCGTGCCGAAGATCAGCGAGGTCTACATCATCTTCCGCGCCTTCGTCACCGAGGAAACGGGCCAGTATGGACCGGAAACCCTGGCCTATCGGTTTTTCGAACCAGAGCAGATCCCGTGGGATGACATCTACTACCCCGCCATCCGGCAGATTCTCGAGCGTTACATTCTCGAGCGTCAGGCCGGTGTCTACGGGATTTACACCGGCAACGATGACGTGGGCAAGGTGCACTTCATTCGCTGA
- a CDS encoding GntR family transcriptional regulator, translating to MKRQPLDDSFKVNRNPVTLREIVLDKLRGAIMNFHLLPGDRLVERDLCDRLGVSRTSVREALRHLESEGLVEFADAKGPRVAIITLEDARDIYELRCVLEGLIVQLFTLNAKAKDIRALERALDVNREALEEGELQQVLESVQGFYDVLLEGSGNQVAAQQLRQLQARISYLRATSVSQANRRGASNLEMEKMVEAIKSGDPLVAHQASVDHVRAAAKVALDYLRQKQDDNAKVREIVAPLALKEPRIGR from the coding sequence ATGAAACGCCAGCCACTGGACGACAGCTTCAAGGTCAATCGCAACCCCGTCACCCTGCGCGAAATCGTGCTCGACAAACTGCGCGGCGCGATCATGAACTTCCACCTGCTCCCAGGCGACCGCCTGGTGGAGCGCGATCTGTGCGACCGCCTTGGCGTCAGCCGCACGTCCGTGCGTGAAGCCCTGCGCCACCTGGAGTCCGAAGGCCTGGTGGAGTTCGCCGACGCCAAAGGCCCGCGTGTTGCGATCATCACCCTTGAAGATGCACGCGACATCTATGAGTTGCGCTGCGTACTCGAAGGCCTGATCGTGCAGCTGTTCACGCTCAATGCCAAGGCCAAGGACATCCGCGCGCTGGAACGAGCCCTGGACGTCAACCGTGAGGCGTTGGAAGAAGGTGAGCTGCAGCAGGTGCTCGAGTCGGTGCAAGGGTTCTATGACGTGCTGCTCGAGGGTTCGGGCAACCAGGTCGCGGCGCAGCAGCTTCGTCAGTTGCAGGCGCGCATCAGCTACCTGCGTGCCACATCGGTATCCCAGGCCAACCGCCGTGGTGCCAGCAACCTGGAAATGGAAAAAATGGTCGAGGCCATCAAAAGCGGCGACCCCCTGGTAGCTCACCAGGCCTCGGTCGATCACGTGCGTGCCGCCGCCAAGGTTGCACTGGACTATCTGCGCCAGAAACAAGACGACAACGCCAAGGTTCGCGAGATCGTCGCTCCCCTGGCCCTCAAGGAACCTCGCATAGGTCGCTGA
- a CDS encoding carboxymuconolactone decarboxylase family protein, protein MSNEKYEKGLQIRTQVLGEDYVNRSIQNADAFTQPLQELVTEYCWGHVWGREGLSLKERSMINLAMISALNRPHELKLHIRGALRNGLSREQVREILLQVGIYCGVPAAVDSFRLAREAFAEADAESTR, encoded by the coding sequence ATGAGCAATGAAAAGTACGAAAAAGGTCTGCAGATTCGCACACAGGTCCTGGGCGAAGACTATGTTAACCGGTCGATCCAGAATGCCGACGCATTCACCCAGCCTCTGCAGGAGCTGGTGACCGAGTACTGCTGGGGCCATGTCTGGGGCCGCGAAGGCTTGTCGCTCAAAGAGCGCAGCATGATAAACTTGGCCATGATTTCGGCACTCAACCGGCCGCACGAGCTCAAGCTGCACATCCGCGGCGCCTTGCGCAACGGCCTGAGCCGCGAGCAAGTACGCGAGATTCTGCTCCAGGTCGGCATTTATTGCGGCGTCCCGGCGGCGGTGGACAGTTTCCGCCTGGCCCGGGAAGCGTTCGCCGAGGCCGACGCGGAGTCCACCCGTTAA
- a CDS encoding flavin reductase family protein: MIEPGIYKDVMGSFPSGVTVVTTLDAEGGIVGITASAFSALSIDPALVLFCPNYASDTYPILRDSKQFAIHLLSAGQTAEAYAFAGKGKDKAKGVQWHLSALGNPLLDNATAIIECELWREYDGGDHAIIVGAVKNLVLPADPMTPMVYHKGKLGALPPLG; this comes from the coding sequence ATGATCGAACCTGGCATCTACAAAGACGTGATGGGCTCCTTCCCGTCCGGGGTGACGGTCGTCACCACCCTGGACGCCGAGGGTGGCATCGTCGGCATCACTGCCAGTGCCTTCAGCGCGCTGTCGATCGACCCGGCGCTGGTGCTGTTCTGCCCCAACTACGCCTCCGACACCTACCCGATCCTGCGCGACAGCAAGCAGTTCGCCATTCACCTGCTGTCGGCAGGCCAGACGGCCGAAGCCTACGCCTTCGCGGGCAAAGGCAAGGACAAGGCCAAAGGCGTACAGTGGCACTTGAGCGCCTTGGGCAACCCGCTGCTGGACAACGCCACGGCGATCATCGAATGCGAGCTGTGGCGAGAGTACGACGGCGGCGACCATGCAATCATTGTGGGCGCCGTTAAAAACCTGGTGTTGCCCGCCGACCCGATGACGCCCATGGTGTACCACAAGGGTAAGCTGGGCGCCCTGCCCCCACTGGGCTGA
- a CDS encoding aldehyde dehydrogenase — MSLVRFQMCIDGQWCDAQSAKTFDSLNPATAQPWAQLPDAGEADVELAVQAAQRAFESQAWRGITATARGKLLRRLGDLIAENKEHLAQLESRDNGKLIRETRGQVGYLPEFFHYTAGLADKLEGGTLPLDKPDLFAYTVHEPIGVVAGIIPWNSPLYLTAIKLAPALAAGNTIVLKPSEHASATILELARLALEAGFPAGVVNVVTGYGPSTGAALTRHPLVRKIAFTGGAATARHVVRSSAENFAKLSLELGGKSPNIIFADADLDSAINGAVAGIYAASGQSCVAGSRLLVQDEIFDEFVKRLIERAQRIRIGNPQDDASEMGPMATAQQLAVVEQLVAAAKAEGAKLHLGGKRAQVDGEGWFYEPTLFECDSNSMSIMQEEVFGPVAAVIRFKTEQEALAIANDSQFGLAAGIWTRDLGRAHRLARDVRSGIIWVNTYRAVSAMAPIGGFKNSGYGRESGIDSVLAYTELKTVWINLSTAPMPDPFVMR, encoded by the coding sequence ATGAGCCTCGTTCGTTTTCAGATGTGCATCGACGGCCAATGGTGCGATGCGCAGAGCGCCAAGACCTTCGACAGCCTGAACCCGGCCACCGCACAGCCCTGGGCGCAGCTGCCGGACGCAGGCGAAGCCGATGTGGAGCTGGCGGTACAAGCCGCCCAGCGGGCATTCGAAAGCCAGGCTTGGCGGGGCATAACCGCTACAGCCCGTGGCAAGCTGTTGCGCCGTCTCGGGGACCTGATCGCCGAGAACAAGGAACACCTGGCCCAGCTGGAAAGCCGTGACAACGGCAAGCTGATCCGCGAAACCCGCGGTCAGGTGGGTTACCTGCCAGAGTTCTTCCATTACACCGCAGGCCTGGCCGATAAGCTCGAAGGCGGCACACTGCCCTTGGACAAGCCGGATCTGTTCGCCTACACCGTGCACGAGCCTATCGGTGTGGTCGCCGGGATCATCCCGTGGAACAGCCCGCTGTACCTGACGGCGATCAAACTGGCGCCGGCCCTGGCCGCTGGCAATACCATCGTGCTCAAGCCCTCAGAGCATGCCTCGGCGACGATTCTGGAACTGGCGCGCCTGGCGTTGGAAGCAGGGTTTCCGGCTGGCGTTGTCAACGTGGTCACAGGCTACGGCCCGAGCACCGGCGCGGCGCTTACCCGTCACCCGCTGGTGCGCAAGATCGCCTTCACAGGCGGTGCGGCCACCGCTCGCCATGTGGTGCGCAGCAGCGCCGAGAACTTCGCCAAGCTGTCGCTGGAACTCGGCGGCAAGTCGCCGAACATCATTTTTGCAGACGCCGACCTCGACAGCGCCATCAACGGTGCCGTGGCGGGGATCTATGCAGCGTCCGGACAAAGCTGCGTGGCCGGGTCGCGCCTGCTGGTGCAGGATGAAATCTTCGACGAGTTCGTCAAGCGCCTGATCGAGCGTGCCCAGCGCATTCGCATTGGCAACCCCCAGGACGATGCCAGCGAGATGGGCCCGATGGCCACTGCACAGCAGTTGGCCGTGGTCGAACAACTGGTCGCCGCGGCCAAGGCCGAAGGCGCCAAGCTGCACCTGGGCGGTAAACGGGCCCAGGTCGACGGCGAGGGCTGGTTCTACGAGCCAACGCTGTTCGAATGCGACAGCAACTCGATGAGCATCATGCAGGAAGAGGTGTTTGGACCGGTGGCGGCCGTCATTCGCTTCAAGACCGAGCAAGAGGCGCTGGCCATTGCCAACGATTCACAGTTCGGCCTGGCCGCCGGTATCTGGACCCGCGATTTGGGTCGAGCCCACCGCCTGGCGCGCGACGTGCGTTCGGGGATCATCTGGGTCAACACCTACCGCGCCGTATCTGCCATGGCGCCCATCGGCGGCTTCAAGAACAGCGGCTACGGACGCGAAAGCGGCATCGACTCCGTGCTGGCCTACACCGAGCTGAAAACCGTGTGGATCAACCTGTCCACCGCCCCCATGCCCGACCCCTTCGTGATGCGCTAA
- a CDS encoding alpha/beta fold hydrolase → MIQPVAERTPAGTSYLSVGQGQPVVLIHGVGLNKEMWGGQIVGLANDYRVIAYDMLGHGQSALPPADVGLEGYAAQLAEVLDHLQLSQAIVIGFSMGGLVARAFALHYPQRIAALVVLNSVFNRSPEQSAGVIARAAQAAELGPDANVEAALDRWFSREYKAANPAQVAAIRQVLASNDPQGYHTTYSLFATQDMYRAGDLGSIQVPTLIATGELDTGSTPAMARQLAARIPGAHSVVLAEQRHMMPVEAPREVNKMLLDFLAKARSLTESAKGIVA, encoded by the coding sequence ATGATTCAGCCCGTCGCTGAACGCACCCCCGCCGGCACCAGTTACCTGTCCGTCGGTCAGGGTCAACCCGTGGTACTCATTCACGGCGTGGGCCTGAACAAGGAAATGTGGGGCGGTCAGATCGTTGGCCTGGCCAACGACTACCGCGTCATTGCCTATGACATGCTCGGCCACGGCCAGAGTGCCTTGCCCCCGGCCGACGTCGGCCTCGAAGGCTATGCCGCCCAGTTGGCCGAGGTGCTCGATCACCTGCAACTGAGCCAGGCCATCGTCATCGGTTTCTCCATGGGCGGCCTGGTCGCACGTGCCTTCGCCCTGCACTACCCCCAGCGCATCGCTGCCTTGGTGGTGCTCAACAGCGTCTTCAACCGCAGCCCCGAACAGAGCGCCGGGGTCATCGCCCGTGCCGCTCAGGCAGCAGAGCTGGGCCCGGACGCCAATGTCGAGGCGGCACTGGACCGCTGGTTCAGCCGCGAGTACAAGGCGGCGAACCCCGCCCAGGTGGCTGCCATCCGTCAAGTGCTGGCCAGCAACGACCCACAGGGTTATCACACCACCTATTCGTTGTTTGCCACCCAGGACATGTACCGCGCAGGTGACCTGGGCAGCATCCAGGTGCCGACGCTGATCGCCACGGGAGAGCTCGATACCGGCTCGACGCCGGCCATGGCCCGCCAGCTCGCCGCCCGTATCCCGGGTGCGCACAGTGTGGTGCTGGCCGAGCAGCGGCATATGATGCCGGTGGAGGCACCGCGCGAAGTGAACAAGATGCTGCTGGATTTTCTCGCCAAAGCCCGCAGCCTGACCGAATCAGCCAAGGGGATTGTGGCATGA
- a CDS encoding amino acid synthesis family protein yields the protein MSFEIRKIVTYSEETRIEGGKATDTPVTMVGLAVVIKNPWAGRGFVDDLKPEIRAHCSELGALMVERLTAAIGGADKIEAYGKAAVVGADGEIEHASAVIHTLRFGNHYREAVQAKSYLSFTNKRGGPGTSIQIPMMQKDDEGLRSHYITLEMQIEDAPRADEIVVVLGAADGGRLHPRIGNRYIDLEELAAEKANAQ from the coding sequence ATGAGTTTTGAAATTCGCAAGATCGTCACCTACTCCGAAGAGACCCGGATCGAAGGTGGCAAAGCCACTGACACGCCGGTCACCATGGTGGGCCTGGCGGTGGTCATCAAGAACCCTTGGGCTGGCCGTGGCTTCGTCGACGACCTCAAGCCCGAAATCCGCGCGCATTGCTCGGAACTCGGCGCGCTGATGGTCGAGCGACTGACCGCCGCCATCGGTGGTGCCGACAAGATCGAGGCCTACGGCAAGGCGGCAGTGGTGGGCGCTGACGGTGAAATCGAACACGCATCGGCCGTCATCCATACCCTGCGCTTCGGCAACCACTACCGCGAAGCCGTGCAGGCCAAAAGCTACCTGAGCTTTACCAACAAGCGCGGTGGCCCTGGCACGTCCATCCAGATTCCGATGATGCAAAAAGACGACGAAGGCCTGCGTTCGCACTACATCACCCTGGAAATGCAGATCGAGGACGCACCTCGCGCCGATGAAATCGTGGTGGTCCTTGGCGCTGCCGATGGCGGCCGCCTGCACCCACGCATTGGTAACCGCTACATCGACCTGGAAGAACTGGCGGCCGAGAAGGCCAACGCTCAATAA
- a CDS encoding LLM class flavin-dependent oxidoreductase, producing the protein MKFSLFVHMERWDEQVSHRQLFEDLTELTLMAEDGGFSTVWIGEHHAMEYTISPSPMPLLAYLAARTEKIRLGAGTIIAPFWNPIRVAGECALLDVISNGRMEVGLARGAYQFEFDRMANGMPATDGGKALREMVPVVRKLWEGDYAHEGEVYKFPTSTSVPKPFNATPPMWIAARDPDSHNFAVANGCNVMVTPLMKGDEEVLDLRNKFQAALDNNPDVPRPQLMVLRHTHVHSPQEPDGWKVGASAISRFYRTFDAWFGNKTTPVNGFLEPSPEAKFAEVPAFELENIRKNTMIGTAEEIIARIKYYQELGVDEFSFWCDNSLPHAEKKKSLELFIKEVIPAFT; encoded by the coding sequence ATGAAATTTTCGTTGTTCGTGCACATGGAACGTTGGGATGAACAGGTCAGCCACCGCCAGTTGTTCGAAGACCTCACCGAACTGACCTTGATGGCCGAAGACGGCGGTTTCAGCACCGTGTGGATCGGCGAACATCACGCCATGGAATACACCATTTCGCCAAGCCCCATGCCATTGCTGGCTTATCTGGCGGCGCGCACCGAGAAGATCCGCCTGGGCGCTGGCACCATCATCGCCCCGTTCTGGAACCCGATCCGCGTCGCCGGCGAATGCGCTTTGCTCGATGTGATCAGCAACGGGCGCATGGAGGTGGGTCTGGCCCGTGGCGCCTATCAATTCGAATTCGATCGCATGGCCAATGGCATGCCAGCCACCGATGGCGGCAAGGCGCTGCGCGAAATGGTGCCTGTGGTACGCAAGCTGTGGGAGGGTGACTACGCCCATGAAGGCGAGGTGTACAAGTTCCCGACCTCCACCAGTGTTCCCAAGCCGTTCAATGCCACTCCACCCATGTGGATCGCGGCCCGTGACCCTGACTCGCATAACTTCGCCGTGGCCAATGGCTGCAACGTGATGGTGACGCCGCTGATGAAGGGCGACGAGGAAGTGCTGGACCTTCGCAACAAGTTCCAAGCCGCCTTGGACAACAACCCCGACGTGCCGCGCCCACAACTGATGGTATTGCGTCACACCCACGTACACAGCCCGCAAGAGCCGGACGGCTGGAAGGTCGGCGCCAGCGCCATCTCGCGTTTCTACCGCACGTTCGATGCCTGGTTCGGCAACAAGACCACGCCGGTCAATGGTTTCCTGGAGCCCAGCCCTGAAGCGAAGTTCGCCGAAGTGCCTGCATTCGAGCTGGAGAACATCCGCAAGAACACCATGATCGGCACTGCGGAAGAAATCATCGCGCGCATCAAGTACTACCAGGAACTGGGCGTCGATGAATTCAGCTTCTGGTGTGACAACAGCTTGCCCCACGCCGAGAAGAAAAAATCGCTGGAGCTGTTCATCAAGGAAGTGATCCCGGCATTCACCTGA
- a CDS encoding flavin reductase family protein, protein MIDATVYKNVLGSFPSGVTVITTLDDDGSVVGLTASAFSSLSMDPPLVLFCPNYTSDSYPVLIKHKRFAIHLLSGNQQAEAYAFAKKGKDKAAGIEWSLSALGNPILAGATAVIECELWREYEGGDHAIMVGKVHNLIVPEQAPLPMVYCRGKMASLPALA, encoded by the coding sequence ATGATCGACGCAACCGTCTACAAGAACGTCCTGGGTTCCTTCCCCTCCGGCGTTACCGTCATCACCACCCTGGACGACGACGGCTCGGTCGTTGGCTTGACCGCCAGCGCCTTCTCATCCCTGTCGATGGACCCTCCCCTGGTGCTGTTCTGCCCCAACTACACGTCCGACTCCTACCCGGTGCTGATCAAGCACAAGCGCTTCGCCATTCATCTGTTATCCGGCAATCAGCAGGCCGAGGCCTACGCCTTCGCCAAGAAGGGCAAGGACAAGGCCGCCGGCATCGAGTGGTCGTTGAGCGCGCTGGGCAACCCCATTCTCGCCGGTGCTACCGCCGTGATCGAATGTGAGCTGTGGCGCGAATACGAAGGGGGCGATCACGCAATCATGGTGGGCAAAGTGCACAACCTGATCGTGCCGGAGCAAGCGCCGCTGCCGATGGTGTACTGCCGCGGGAAGATGGCCAGCCTGCCTGCACTCGCCTGA
- a CDS encoding purine-cytosine permease family protein, with protein sequence MSQPSSQHQFVENHTVDYVPPAERHGKARDLFTLWFSTNIAPLPIVTGAMVIQVFHLNLLWGLIAIVMGHLLGGVVIALASAQGPQLGIPQMVQSRGQFGRYGALLIVFFTALIYVGFFISNIVLAGKTIHGIAPTVPMPGAIVIGALSATAIGVVGYRFIHILNRIGTWVMGSALLAGFIMMFMQVLPGDFFSRGAFNLSGFIATVSLGTIWQISFSPYTSDYSRYLPREVGIARPFWATYFGATLGTILCFSFGAVAVLCVPEGTDAMDAVKQATGWLGPILMVLFLLNIISHNALNLYGAVLSIVTAIQTFFAQWTPSIKVRVVLASVILVACALVALNASADFIGQFIGLILALLLVLVPWASINLVDFYLIKKGQYDIASIFSADGGIYGRFNHHAIIAYACGILVQLPFANTALYVGPYSNIVEGADLSWLFGLLVTVPLYYCLATRGKAAQNVGRVVSVSK encoded by the coding sequence ATGTCCCAACCGTCGTCGCAACATCAGTTTGTCGAGAATCACACGGTCGATTACGTTCCACCTGCCGAGCGCCATGGGAAGGCGCGCGACCTGTTTACCCTCTGGTTCAGCACCAACATTGCGCCACTGCCCATCGTCACCGGCGCCATGGTGATCCAGGTGTTCCACCTGAACCTGTTGTGGGGGCTGATCGCCATCGTCATGGGGCACTTGCTGGGAGGCGTGGTGATTGCCCTGGCCTCTGCACAGGGGCCGCAGCTGGGCATCCCGCAGATGGTGCAGAGCCGGGGCCAGTTCGGGCGCTACGGCGCGCTGCTGATCGTTTTCTTCACCGCGCTGATCTACGTGGGCTTCTTCATTTCCAACATCGTGCTGGCAGGCAAGACCATCCACGGCATCGCACCCACGGTCCCCATGCCCGGCGCGATCGTGATCGGCGCCTTGAGCGCCACTGCCATCGGCGTCGTGGGCTACCGTTTCATCCACATTCTGAACCGCATCGGCACCTGGGTGATGGGCTCTGCGTTGCTGGCTGGGTTCATCATGATGTTCATGCAGGTACTGCCGGGCGACTTCTTCAGCCGTGGTGCCTTCAACCTGTCCGGGTTCATCGCCACCGTGTCGCTGGGCACGATCTGGCAGATCAGCTTCTCGCCGTACACCTCCGACTATTCGCGCTACTTGCCGCGTGAGGTGGGGATCGCCCGTCCATTCTGGGCGACCTACTTCGGCGCCACCTTGGGCACCATCCTGTGCTTCAGCTTCGGGGCAGTGGCCGTGCTGTGCGTGCCCGAAGGCACCGATGCCATGGATGCCGTCAAACAGGCCACCGGCTGGCTCGGGCCGATCCTGATGGTGCTGTTCCTGCTCAACATCATCAGTCATAACGCCCTGAACCTGTACGGCGCCGTGCTTTCGATCGTGACGGCAATCCAGACATTCTTTGCCCAGTGGACGCCGAGCATCAAGGTGCGTGTGGTGCTGGCCAGCGTCATCCTCGTGGCCTGCGCACTGGTGGCGCTCAATGCTTCGGCCGACTTCATCGGCCAGTTCATCGGGCTGATCCTGGCGCTTCTGCTGGTGCTGGTACCCTGGGCATCGATCAACCTGGTCGACTTCTACTTGATCAAGAAAGGCCAGTACGACATCGCCTCGATCTTCAGCGCCGATGGCGGCATCTATGGCCGTTTCAACCACCACGCGATCATTGCCTATGCCTGCGGCATCCTGGTGCAATTGCCATTCGCCAACACGGCGCTGTATGTCGGCCCATACTCGAACATCGTCGAAGGGGCCGATCTGTCGTGGCTGTTCGGTTTGTTGGTAACGGTGCCGCTGTACTACTGCCTGGCAACCCGTGGCAAGGCAGCGCAGAACGTGGGGCGGGTGGTCAGCGTCAGCAAGTGA